In a single window of the Dryobates pubescens isolate bDryPub1 chromosome Z, bDryPub1.pri, whole genome shotgun sequence genome:
- the NXNL2 gene encoding nucleoredoxin-like protein 2: MVDVFSGRLLVSKDGRSVDPEEALQNKVVGLYFSAGWCSPCRDFTPVLCDFYTELLEETQPPAPFEVVFISSDHSAEEMAGYMRAMHGNWLALPFHDPYKHDLKKKYNITAIPKLVIVKQTGEVITDKGRKQIRDKGLSCFRNWLEGADIFQNFSS, encoded by the exons ATGGTGGATGTATTCAGCGGGCGGCTTCTGGTCAGCAAGGACGGCCGCAGCGTGGACCccgaggaagctctgcagaacaAGGTCGTGGGTTTGTACTTCTCCGCTGGCTGGTGCTCGCCGTGTCGCGACTTCACCCCGGTACTCTGCGACTTCTACACGGAGCTCCTGGAGGAGACCCAGCCCCCCGCCCCTTTCGAGGTCGTCTTCATTTCTTCCGACCACAGCGCCGAGGAGATGGCGGGCTACATGCGCGCCATGCACGGGAACTGGCTCGCTCTGCCTTTTCACGACCCTTACAAGCA tgatCTGAAGAAGAAATACAACATAACAGCAATTCCTAAACTGGTGATTGTGAAACAAACTGGAGAAGTCATTACTGACAAGGGAAGGAAACAGATCAGAGACAAAGGGCTATCCTGTTTCCGGAACTGGCTTGAGGGTGCAGATATATTTCAGAATTTTTCTAGCTAA